TCGCGGCCGGTTACCGCGACCTTGGCGCCCTTCGCCTTCAACTGCCTCGCGATCTCCCGCCCGATCCCCGAACTGCCCCCGGTGAGGAGGACAGACTTGCCCGCGACGTCCATCAGACTTTCACCACCCCGTGCTCGATCAGGCTTTTCGCGCACTCGACGATGGTTTCCTCCTCGTTGCGCGTCTTCCAGCCCAGTCGCTTCAACGCATGGCTCGCGTCGGCATGACGGGTCTTGCCAAGCTCGCTCTTCACCGAGCGAATGCCGGCATTGAACAGCGCCAGGAAGTGCACTATCCAGTCGGGCATCCTCCGCGTGGGTACCTTGCGGGTATGTTCTGACGGCAGGTTGGCGCGCAAGACCTCGCCGATTTCGAGAAACTTCATGAATTTCCCGGCGGCGAGGAATCGCTCGCCCGCAAGGCCCGGCTCCTCGAGGCATCTCACGTGAATGTCGGCAATGTCCCGAATGTCGACCACCGCGAAACCGAGGTCAGGTGCCATGGGTGCCGATCCGTCGAGCAATTGCTTGATGGCTTCGACCGAGGCCGAGAAATCAGCACTCTGCACCGGACCGAGCACCATGCTGGGATTGACCGAGACGAATTCCATATCCTCGCCTTCGGCCGCCACCCAATCACGCGCTGCGCGCTCGGCGATCGTTTTCGACTTCACATAAGGATAGACATCGGGGTGCGAAATGTCGGTCCAGTCGCTTTCATCGACCGAATAGACTTTCTCGCTGCGACCATAGGCGATTGCCGCCATCGAACTGGTCTGGACGAACCGCTTCACGCCGGCCTGTTTCGCAAAGCGCAAGGCCCGCAAGGTGCCCTCGCGCGCGGGCACGATCAGATCGTCTTCATGCTTGGGCGGTGCAGCCGGAATGGGAGAGGCAACGTGGGCGACCGCGTCGCAACCGGCGGTAGCTTC
This region of Altererythrobacter sp. CAU 1644 genomic DNA includes:
- a CDS encoding NAD-dependent epimerase/dehydratase family protein; this encodes MAGTILVTGGTGYIGGEVIDQLLAAGKAVHTTVRNKSKSEPKLRERWPAAGDRLKVFQADLMSDDGWAEATAGCDAVAHVASPIPAAPPKHEDDLIVPAREGTLRALRFAKQAGVKRFVQTSSMAAIAYGRSEKVYSVDESDWTDISHPDVYPYVKSKTIAERAARDWVAAEGEDMEFVSVNPSMVLGPVQSADFSASVEAIKQLLDGSAPMAPDLGFAVVDIRDIADIHVRCLEEPGLAGERFLAAGKFMKFLEIGEVLRANLPSEHTRKVPTRRMPDWIVHFLALFNAGIRSVKSELGKTRHADASHALKRLGWKTRNEEETIVECAKSLIEHGVVKV